CGCAACAATAAAATGATATTACTCAAGCGCTTCTTTGATGGGGCTAAAAACGATTTATACGTCGTTATTGATTTTGAGAAAGACGCTACATGGATGTAGCTTATTAGAGAATGCAGGAGCATATTCTCCTGAACAACCATTCACTACAATCAATGCCTTGCCTAAATCGTTTTTTCTCCCACTGAAACATGCATTTTGAATGATCACGGGTATATTGGCATTTTGATTAAATAACCTCAGCACGGCTTAATAATTAATTTACTGTTTTATCTATCTCTTAAGCAGAGTTGAGGTTAAGTCAAAAATTATACTTGCCACAAATTAAATATTGTATACAATATATTTAAATCTGACTAGCAATAGTTTATCAAAACCAATTGTGGAGTGTCGCGATTGGTCTTTAATCACGAAAAATGAAGAGAATATTATGAACGTAAACTGGCAAGGTGTTTACCCAGCAGTAACAACGCAATACAACGAAGATTTATCTATTAACTTTGAAGCAACTACTCAAATGGTTGATACCATTATCAAAGAAGGTGTTAATGGCATCATTGCTTTAGGAACTGTTGGTGAAAATGCTTCACATACCCGTGAAGAAAAAGTCGCTATTTTAAAAGCGGTAAAAGAAGTTGTTGCGGGTCGTGTGCCGGTACTTTCTGGTGTTGCTGAAACATCGACTCAGTTTGCGATTGAATTCTCACAAGCCTGCGAAGCAATAGGTATTGATGGCTTAATGGTTTTACCAGGCATGATTTACAAATCTGATGAAAGCGAAGCGGTAAATCATTATCAGCAAATTGCGCGTAATTGTGGTTTACCTATTATGATTTACAACAACCCTGTTACTTATGGTGTTGATGTTGGCATTGAAGGCATGAAAATCTTGGCACAAGAAGACAACATAGTATCAATTAAAGAAGCAACTGAAGATACGCGTCGTATCTCTGAGTTGTACTCCGCATTTGATGATCGTTTTGTTATCTTTGGCGGTGTAGATGATATTGCCCTTGAATCTTTAATGCTGGGTTGTACTGGCTGGATTTCAGGCTTAACAAATGTTTTCCCAAAAGAGTCCGTTGCTATCTATAAATTAGCAGAGCAAGGACGTTATGCCGAAGCCCTTGAAATTTGGCGCTGGTTCTTACCTTTATTACGCTTAGATACCGTACCTAAACTTGTTCAGTGCATTAAATTATGTGAACAACTTGCTGGTCGTGGTAGCGAATTAACACGTGCCCCACGTATGCCTTTAGTTGGTGATGAGCGAGCAAACGTTGAACGTATCTATAATGAAGCGGTTGCTAATCGTATCGATTTAAGCAAATTCAACTTAGATTAATTTTCGATCTCTCATTAATTCGCGAGTCTTGAAAGTCTTTTTCAGTACTCGCGCATCGTTAGTTAATTAAGATAAATTACAACGCTTGGGGACAATATGGTTAAGGGTACATTTTTTTGTATTGATGCACACACTTGTGGTAATCCGGTTCGATTAGTAACCAGCGGTCACCCCCATTTAGTGGGTAAAACTATGAGTGAAAAGCGACTTGATTTCATTGAGCGCTATGACTGGATACGTCGA
The DNA window shown above is from Colwellia psychrerythraea 34H and carries:
- a CDS encoding dihydrodipicolinate synthase family protein is translated as MNVNWQGVYPAVTTQYNEDLSINFEATTQMVDTIIKEGVNGIIALGTVGENASHTREEKVAILKAVKEVVAGRVPVLSGVAETSTQFAIEFSQACEAIGIDGLMVLPGMIYKSDESEAVNHYQQIARNCGLPIMIYNNPVTYGVDVGIEGMKILAQEDNIVSIKEATEDTRRISELYSAFDDRFVIFGGVDDIALESLMLGCTGWISGLTNVFPKESVAIYKLAEQGRYAEALEIWRWFLPLLRLDTVPKLVQCIKLCEQLAGRGSELTRAPRMPLVGDERANVERIYNEAVANRIDLSKFNLD